The Stenotrophomonas sp. NA06056 genome segment TGGTGCGGTGCCTGCGCGCGTTCGGCAGCATCAGGCTTGGCCGAACCGACATCCAGCCCGCGATAGACCAGCGCCGAATCGACGCTGACGATTTCGCCATCCAGCCGCTGCGCCAGCGCGATCGCGGTTGCGGTCTTGCCGCTGGCGGTCGGCCCCATCACGGCGATCGCCAGCGGTCGTTGATCGACAGCCATCAGTCTTCGTCCGGCCAGCGGACGGTGGGTTTGGCATCTACCCGGACAGCGGGCACCGCTTCGACCGCCTGCCAGACGTTCAAGGCATCGACCGTCGCTGCCACGTCGTGCACACGCACGATACGGGCGCCGCGCTGCACGGCGATGAGGTGTGCGGCCACCGACGCAGCAACGCGCTCAGCCGGTGATTCGCGACCGGTCAGCTCTCCCAGGCTGCGCTTGCGCGACAGCCCGGCCAGCATCGGCACACCGAGTTCGAGAAAGCGCTCGGAACGGGCCAGCAGGGTGATGTTGTGCGCGGTGCTCTTGCCGAAGCCGAAGCCGAGGTCGATCACCAGGTTCTTCTTGGCGATGCCGGCCATTTCGGCGGCGAACAACCGCTGCACCAGGAAGCCATGGACGTCGCTGACGACGTCATCGTACTGCGGGTCGGCCTGCATGTGGCCGGGCTCGCCCTGCATGTGCATCAGCACCACCGGCACACCTGCATCTGCCGCCGCCTCCAGCGCACCGTCCTGGCGCAGGCCGAAAATGTCGTTGATCATCCCGGCACCTGCAGCCACTGCGGCGCGCATCACTTCCGGCTTGAAGGTGTCGATGCTGATCGGCACCGATGTACGCGTCGCCAGCTGCTCGATGACGGGCAGGACACGACGCAGCTCTTCGTCGATCGACACCGGCGCGGCACCCGGGCGGGTGGACTCGCCGCCGATATCGAGCAGGTCAGCCCCCTCCTCCACCAGCTTCAGGCCGTGCGCGACCGCTGCTTCGGTGGTGTCATGGGCACCGCCGTCGGAGAACGAATCCGGGGTGACGTTGACGATCCCCATGACCCGGGCACGGTCCAGGCGCAGGATGCGGCCGGCGCAATCGAGCTGGGGAGAGATATCGAACATGGGCAATCCTGCAGGGACAACGGCGGGTAGTTTAGTTCGGCAGGGCGGCGCCCTGCACCCGCAGAGGCAACAGCCAAAGCCAAAGCAGCTCTGGATTGCTGATGGTCTGGCGGGGCGTTGTGGGGCTGCAGGACACGCCGTAAACCCGTCCTTGGGGGCTCGATGGCGCCATCCATGGCGCCAACGGTCCTGCAGCCCCACACCGCCCCACCTCCGACAGATTCCCGGTGACGGTTGGATTGGGCCCGGTAGATCCACGCCATGCGTGGATGAATCTCCATCGAATTCGAATATCTCGAGAATTGAACGAAGAGCATCCACGCATGGCGTGGATCTACCGTGTCGACCAAGGTCGACACCTACCAACAGCAGCAGGAATCTGTCAGAGGTGGGGCGGTGTCGGATGGCGGGGTGTCAGCCGCATGGATGCGGCTGCCAAGGCCCCAGGGATGGGTTCACGGCGTCCCCGCAATCCGACACCGCCCCGCCATCACACGGAATGCCGGCTGATGCTGTTGCTGTTGCTGTTGCTGTTGCTGTTGCTGTTGAGGTTCCCGGCCAGCGGCCGGCACTACCGCCTCTGCGGGCGCCGGGCGCAGCCCGGCCGGAAAACCCTACCTGCGGCGGCGCTTCCGGTCCACGTACAGCGTCTTGATGATGCTCAGCAGGATGCCCACCGCGATACCTACGCCACAACCCAGCAGCAGATTGTCCACGGTCAGGCCGACGGCCACACCAACCACGGTGGCGATGACCATTTCGGCGGTGTGGGAAATCGGTTCAGGCTTGGGGGCAGACATGCGAACTCCAGCGGACTGTCGGAACGGATGGGCCGGGGCCCGGAAACAACAAGGCCGGGTTGCCCCGGCCTCGTCTTGCATTGCGTACGGCAGGCCGTCAGATCGATTCGGCCGGACCGGCGATCGGCGGCAGCGGACGGGCGTCGCCGCCCTTGTCATTGTTGCCACCGTCCTTGTTGGACTTGTTCCAGCCCATCGGCGGCGGCGGATCACGACCTTCCATGATGGCGTCGATCTGCGGCGCATCAATGGTTTCGTACTGCAGCAGCAGCTGGGACATGGCGTGCAGCTTGTCCAGGTTGGCCGTCATCAGCTCGGTGGTACGCGCGTAAGCCTCGTCGAGGATGTTGCGTACTTCCTCGTCGATGCGACGGGCCGTGTCGTTGGACACGCTCTTGTGCTGGGTGACCGAACGACCCAGGAACACCTCGTCGTCCTCTTCACCATAGGCGATCGGGCCGAGCTGCTCGGAAAGACCCCACTTGGTGACCATGTTGCGGGCCATCTTGGTGGCGCGTTCGATGTCGTTGGAGGCGCCAGTGGTGACCTTGTCGGCACCGAAGATCAGCTCTTCGGCGACGCGGCCACCGTACAGCGAGCAGAGCTGCGACTTGATCGCCACGCGGTTCATCGAGTACTTGTCGCCTTCCGGCAGGTACATGGTCACACCCAGCGCGCGACCGCGCGGAATGATCGTGACCTTGTAGACCGGGTCATGTTCCGGCACCAGACGACCCACGATGGCATGGCCGGCTTCGTGGTACGCGGTGAGGGTCTTCTCCTCCTCGCTCATGGCCATCGAGCGGCGCTCGGCACCCATCAGGATCTTGTCGCGGGCACGATCGAAGTGGTCCATGCGGACTTCCTTCTCGTTGCCACGCGCGGCGAACAGGGCCGCCTCGTTGCAGAGGTTGGCCAGGTCGGCACCGGAGAAGCCCGGGGTACCACGCGCGATCACCATCGGCTCGACGTCGTCGGCCAGCGGCAGCTTGCGCATGTGCACCTTGAGGATGTGCTCGCGGCCCTTCACGTCCGGCAGGCCGACCACGACCTGGCGGTCGAAACGGCCCGGACGCAGCAGCGCCGGGTCCAGCACGTCCGGACGATTGGTCGCGGCGATCACGATCACGCCTTCGCCACCTTCGAAACCGTCCATCTCGACCAGCAGCTGGTTCAGGGTCTGCTCGCGCTCGTCATGACCGCCACCCAGGCCAGCACCACGGTGGCGACCGACGGCATCGATTTCGTCGATGAAGATGATGCACGGCGCGTGCTTCTTGGCCTGCTCGAACATGTCGCGCACGCGGCTGGCGCCGACGCCGACGAACATTTCCACGAAGTCCGAACCGGAGATCGAGAAGAACGGCACCTTGGCTTCGCCTGCGATGGCCTTGGCCAGCAGCGTCTTGCCGGTACCCGGCGGGCCGACCATCAGCACGCCGCGCGGAATCTTGCCGCCCAGCTTGGTGAACTTGGACGGATCGCGCAGGAAGTCGACCAGTTCGCCCACTTCCTCCTTGGCCTCGTCGCAACCGGCAACGTCGGCGAAGGTGACCTTGATCTGGTCTTCGCCCTGCAGCTTGGCGCGCGACTTGCCGAAGGACATCGCGCCCTTGGCACCGCCGCCACCGCCCTGCATCTGGCGCATGATGAACAACCAGAAGCCGATGATCAGGATGACCGGCAGGAAATTCATCAGGATCGCACCGAGGGAGATACCGCTGGACGGCTCCTCCTGCACGATTTCCACGTTCTTGGTACGCAGCACGTTGATCAGGTCACGATCGAACGGCGCGGTGATGGTGGACGACTGTCCACCCCGGGTGGTGTAGGTGATCTGGCTGGTACCACCGCGCGTATCGCCGCCGAAGGCGACCTTCTGCACGTTGCCGCTGTCCACCTGGTCCAGGAACTGCGAGTACGAAGCGCCCTGCGCCCCAGCCCCGGAGGTCTTGGGCGAGAAACTCTGGAAGACCACCATCAGCACGACGGCGACGACCACCCATAGCAGGAGGTTCTTGGTCAAGTCGTTCATCCTCATTGGCTCCGGTGTTCCTCTTAGTGCTGGCGTTGCGTTGGGGTCGAACTTACGGGGTCGAGCTTACTTCATGTGGGCGCGTTTTCCCTGACCCAAGGCATACACCTCGGGAGAGCGCTTGCGCGAGGCTTCCGGCTTGCGGATGGAGACCTTGTCGTACCGGCGGCGCATGTCGCGCACGTAGTCGTCAAAGCCTTCGCCCTGGAACAGCTTGATCAGGAACGCCCCACCGGTCTTGAGGTGGTTGTCGGCGAAATCCAGCGCAAGCTCGGCCAGATGCATCATCCGCGGCTGGTCGACCGCGCCCACACCACTCTTATTGGGGGCCATGTCCGACAGCACAAGGTCTACCGGCTGATCCCCGAGCATGGCTTCAAACTCAGATAGGACGGTTTCTTCCCTGAAGTCACCATGAAGGAACTCCACGCCGGCCAGCGGCGGCATGTCCAGGATGTCCAGGGCCAGCACGCGGCCGGTATCACCAATCTGTCTCCGAACCTGCTGAGACCAGCCGCCCGGGGCCGCGCCGAGGTCGACCACCACCATGTGCGGCTTCAGCAGCCGGTCACGTTCGAGCAGTTCTTCAAGCTTGTAGGCCGCGCGGGAGCGCATGCCTTCCGCCTGGGCCTTCTTCACGAAGGGATCGGAGAAGTGTTCCTTGAGCCAGCGCTGGCTGCTTTTGCTGCGGGTAGCCATTGGAAATAGGGGCTGATGGGGTCGCCATGATACCCTGATCGTCCCATTCAACCGTGTTTTCTGCATGCCCACTGCCTTGACCCCTTCCCAGACCCGTTTCCTGCGCGGCCAAGCCCACGACCTGAAGGCCCTGCTGCAGACCGGCGGCAAGGGCGTCACGCCGGCCTTCCTGACCGAGCTGAACGAAGTGCTGGAACGTCACGAACTGGTCAAGGTGAAAGTTGCCGCCGAAGACCGTGACGCCCGCGACGTGATGATCGGCGAGATCGTGCAGGCCACCGACAGCGCGCTGGTGCAGCGCATCGGCCACGTCGCCGTGCTGTACCGCCCGAGCAAGGAACAGCGCCAGATCGTGCTGCCGCGCGGCTGATCGCCCTACTGCCATGCAGCTGAACCACGAACTGCCCGACTACGCCTACAGCCTGCGCGCCGCTGACGGTCGCTCGGCACGAGTGAATGATCGCGTTCTGGGCAACAGCTTCTTCCTGACCCCGGACCAACTGGTCGAGCAGTGGCCAGTGACCGATGTCGCGGCGCTGCAGGTGGCTGACCTGGAGCCGATCCTGGCACTGAAGCCGGCATTGATACTGCTCGGCACCGGAGAGCGCCAGGCGTTCCCGCCGGCGGTAGTCATGGCCGCCTGCCTGTCGCGCGGCATCGGCCTGGAAGTGATGAACAATCCGGCTGCCGCGCGCACCTTCAACATCCTTGCCGGCGAAGGCCGCAAGGTGGCGGCCGCCTTCATTCTGGAAGGTTGACGCCGGAGCCGCCGGGCGTGGCCCGGCGCTGCCCTGGATTACAGATTGTCTGTAGCGCCCGAGCCGATGCTCGGGCGGCGCCGTGCGGCGGCGAAAAGGCAGCCGAGCATTGGCTCGGCTCTACAGAACAGCATGCCGGGCACGTGGCCCGGCGCTAATGGCCAGTTACTTCGCCGGCAGATACTGCTGCGGGTCGACCGGCTTGCCGTTGTAGCGGGTGAGCAGAGGGCGTTTGCGGCCCATGGGCCGCGCCCTCGGCAAACGCCCGGCGCGCTGCGCCGGGCCGGGGATCCGCCCGCAAGGCGAACATCCAGTTACTTCGCCGGCAGATACTGCTGCGGGTCGACCGGCTTGCCGTTGTAGCGGATCTCGAAGTGCAGCATGTCCCGGTTGGCACCGGTACGGCCCATCTCGGCGATCTGCTCGCCGGCCTTCACGCTCTGCCCTTCATTTACCAGCCGCTTGCGGTTGTGGCCATAGGCCGACAGCCACTGGTCACTGTGCTTGATGATGATCAGCTCGCCATAGCCCACCAGGCCGGCACCGGAATACACCACCACGCCATTGGCCGTGGCTTTCACCGGTGCGCCGCTGGTGCCGGCGATGTCCACACCCTGCTTGGTCGCATCACCGGCCACGTAGCGGCCCACGACTGCGCCATCGGCCGGCCAGCGCCAGGCGATGTTGCTCTTGACCGGACCTGCCGGGCCCGGCGTCGGTGCAGTGCTGCCGCCGGACGTGCTGCCACCGGGTCGCGGCGCGGTCACCACGGTGGTCGGCGCGCGGCCGCCACCAGAACCGGCCGGATACAGGCGGATCACCTGTCCCGGATAGATGGTCGATGGGTTGTCGAGGTTGTTCCAGGCGATCAGGTCGGCCGGGGTGATGTCATGGATGCGGGCCAGCGCATAGATGGTGTCGCCCTTGCGCACGACCACGGTCTGCCCCGGCTTGGGCACCGACGTCTTCGGCGTGCTGACGCCACTGCCGCCGCTGCCACTGGGCCGGACCACGGTGGCGGTGCCACAGGCGGCCAAGGTGGATACCAGCAACGCCAGTGCGCCGATGCGCACTCCCTTGCTCAGACGATCTGCACTCATGCGAACTTCGACCTCCATACAAGCCAGGCGATCAGCACCACCACCAACGCGGTGGCGATCCAGCCCAGCGGTTCAATCCATCGGCGCAGCGCTGCTTCGGCGCGCGCACCACCGATACGGATGACCGCGGCCAGCACGAACACGCGCTTGCCGCGACCGATCAGCATGCTCAACAGGTACTGCGGCATCGGCACGCCGACGATACCCGATGCCCACGTGAAGACCTTCATCGGAATCGGCATGAAGCCACCCAGCACCAGGAAAGTGAACACCGCCCACGGCGACTCCACCATCTTGGCCTGCACGGTAGCAATGCCCTGCTCGATCGACGGCAGCATGCCCAGCGCCTCGAACACCGGCTTGATCGCTTCGAATGCGTAATGGCCCAGCGCGTAGCCGACCAGCGCGCCGACCATCGAGCCGGCCAGGCTGAGGGTGGCGAACCACCAGCCGCGCTTGGGCTGGGCCACGCACATCGGCGCCAGCATCACTTCCGGCATCACCGGGAAGATGATGGCCTCGAAAAAGCTCAGCACCATCAGGTAGGTCGGCGCGCGCTCGTGCGCGGCCCACTTCATCGCCCGCTCGTACAGCGGCCCGAAAATCTTCATGCAACCCTGCTCCGTGGATTCAATCGAGCATGCCAGACAGCAGCGGTACGAAGGTGACCGGCGCCAGCACGCGCTGTTCGATGCTGCCGTCGTCCTTGCGATCAAGCTGCACCAGCGACTGCGCGCCCGCGCCGCCGACCGGGGCGACCAGGCGGCCACCTTCGGCCAGCTGCTCGACCAGGGCATCGACCAGCGCCGGTGCGGCGGCGGTGACCACGATGGCGTCGAACGGACCATGCTCGGCCCAGCCTACGCGACCATCATCGTGCTTGGTGCGGATGTTCATGCCCAGCGCACGGAAACGCTTGCGCGCCTGCCGCAGCAGATCGCCGATGCGCTCGACGGTGTAGACCTCAAGACCCAGCGCACCCAGCACTGCAGCCTGGTAACCCGAGCCAGTGCCCACTTCGAGCACCTTCTTCGGCGCCACCTGCAGCACGGCCTCGGTCATCCGCGCCACCACCCACGGCTGCGAAATGGTCTGGCCGTGGCCGATCGGCAGCGCGGTGTCTTCATAGGCGCGTGAGGCCAGGGCCTCATCGATGAACAGATGGCGCGGCACCACCCGGATCGCGTTCAGCGTCGACTCGTCGACGATGCCGGCCTCGCGCAGGCGGTCGACCAGGCGGTCGCGCACGCGCTGCGATGTCATGCCGATGCCGACCGCTTCCGGCTGCAGGCGCAGGCGTGGGCTCATGCCGGCTGGTCCAGCGCGGCGGTGAGGCCGCCGACCCAGCTGGCGACCTTTTCCAACGCCTGATAGCGGGTCAGGTCAACCTGGATCGGGGTGATCGAAATGTGACCGGTGCGCACCGCATGGAAATCGGTACCGGGGCCTGAGTCCTGCTCGCGCCCGG includes the following:
- the folP gene encoding dihydropteroate synthase — protein: MFDISPQLDCAGRILRLDRARVMGIVNVTPDSFSDGGAHDTTEAAVAHGLKLVEEGADLLDIGGESTRPGAAPVSIDEELRRVLPVIEQLATRTSVPISIDTFKPEVMRAAVAAGAGMINDIFGLRQDGALEAAADAGVPVVLMHMQGEPGHMQADPQYDDVVSDVHGFLVQRLFAAEMAGIAKKNLVIDLGFGFGKSTAHNITLLARSERFLELGVPMLAGLSRKRSLGELTGRESPAERVAASVAAHLIAVQRGARIVRVHDVAATVDALNVWQAVEAVPAVRVDAKPTVRWPDED
- the ftsH gene encoding ATP-dependent zinc metalloprotease FtsH: MNDLTKNLLLWVVVAVVLMVVFQSFSPKTSGAGAQGASYSQFLDQVDSGNVQKVAFGGDTRGGTSQITYTTRGGQSSTITAPFDRDLINVLRTKNVEIVQEEPSSGISLGAILMNFLPVILIIGFWLFIMRQMQGGGGGAKGAMSFGKSRAKLQGEDQIKVTFADVAGCDEAKEEVGELVDFLRDPSKFTKLGGKIPRGVLMVGPPGTGKTLLAKAIAGEAKVPFFSISGSDFVEMFVGVGASRVRDMFEQAKKHAPCIIFIDEIDAVGRHRGAGLGGGHDEREQTLNQLLVEMDGFEGGEGVIVIAATNRPDVLDPALLRPGRFDRQVVVGLPDVKGREHILKVHMRKLPLADDVEPMVIARGTPGFSGADLANLCNEAALFAARGNEKEVRMDHFDRARDKILMGAERRSMAMSEEEKTLTAYHEAGHAIVGRLVPEHDPVYKVTIIPRGRALGVTMYLPEGDKYSMNRVAIKSQLCSLYGGRVAEELIFGADKVTTGASNDIERATKMARNMVTKWGLSEQLGPIAYGEEDDEVFLGRSVTQHKSVSNDTARRIDEEVRNILDEAYARTTELMTANLDKLHAMSQLLLQYETIDAPQIDAIMEGRDPPPPMGWNKSNKDGGNNDKGGDARPLPPIAGPAESI
- the rlmE gene encoding 23S rRNA (uridine(2552)-2'-O)-methyltransferase RlmE, with amino-acid sequence MATRSKSSQRWLKEHFSDPFVKKAQAEGMRSRAAYKLEELLERDRLLKPHMVVVDLGAAPGGWSQQVRRQIGDTGRVLALDILDMPPLAGVEFLHGDFREETVLSEFEAMLGDQPVDLVLSDMAPNKSGVGAVDQPRMMHLAELALDFADNHLKTGGAFLIKLFQGEGFDDYVRDMRRRYDKVSIRKPEASRKRSPEVYALGQGKRAHMK
- the yhbY gene encoding ribosome assembly RNA-binding protein YhbY, with amino-acid sequence MPTALTPSQTRFLRGQAHDLKALLQTGGKGVTPAFLTELNEVLERHELVKVKVAAEDRDARDVMIGEIVQATDSALVQRIGHVAVLYRPSKEQRQIVLPRG
- a CDS encoding Mth938-like domain-containing protein, coding for MQLNHELPDYAYSLRAADGRSARVNDRVLGNSFFLTPDQLVEQWPVTDVAALQVADLEPILALKPALILLGTGERQAFPPAVVMAACLSRGIGLEVMNNPAAARTFNILAGEGRKVAAAFILEG
- a CDS encoding peptidoglycan DD-metalloendopeptidase family protein; translated protein: MSADRLSKGVRIGALALLVSTLAACGTATVVRPSGSGGSGVSTPKTSVPKPGQTVVVRKGDTIYALARIHDITPADLIAWNNLDNPSTIYPGQVIRLYPAGSGGGRAPTTVVTAPRPGGSTSGGSTAPTPGPAGPVKSNIAWRWPADGAVVGRYVAGDATKQGVDIAGTSGAPVKATANGVVVYSGAGLVGYGELIIIKHSDQWLSAYGHNRKRLVNEGQSVKAGEQIAEMGRTGANRDMLHFEIRYNGKPVDPQQYLPAK
- a CDS encoding DedA family protein yields the protein MKIFGPLYERAMKWAAHERAPTYLMVLSFFEAIIFPVMPEVMLAPMCVAQPKRGWWFATLSLAGSMVGALVGYALGHYAFEAIKPVFEALGMLPSIEQGIATVQAKMVESPWAVFTFLVLGGFMPIPMKVFTWASGIVGVPMPQYLLSMLIGRGKRVFVLAAVIRIGGARAEAALRRWIEPLGWIATALVVVLIAWLVWRSKFA
- a CDS encoding protein-L-isoaspartate(D-aspartate) O-methyltransferase; this translates as MSPRLRLQPEAVGIGMTSQRVRDRLVDRLREAGIVDESTLNAIRVVPRHLFIDEALASRAYEDTALPIGHGQTISQPWVVARMTEAVLQVAPKKVLEVGTGSGYQAAVLGALGLEVYTVERIGDLLRQARKRFRALGMNIRTKHDDGRVGWAEHGPFDAIVVTAAAPALVDALVEQLAEGGRLVAPVGGAGAQSLVQLDRKDDGSIEQRVLAPVTFVPLLSGMLD